In Anguilla rostrata isolate EN2019 chromosome 1, ASM1855537v3, whole genome shotgun sequence, a genomic segment contains:
- the zbtb2a gene encoding zinc finger and BTB domain-containing protein 2a produces MELANHGVVLLKQLNAQREFGFLCDCTVAIGDVFFKAHKAVLAAFSNYFRMLFVHQGSDCVRLKPADIQPEIFSYLLNLMYTGKLSPQLIDPLRLEQGVKFLHAFPLLQGMGQVSPAALSHSEVGMPLATSLYGIQISDQPSQPFSPHPDSSPSDSGRLLDGRWALGESGPDHPVFKGDASADQFTVEAQGPETRSGSPAVSAILRVKPSIMRRKASTRKHYSCHLCGSRFSQRAGLAEHLLLHAQALLPEVWASPSGSAASPAPVGFIPDLPLRGEESPRGAGDDGEGPPAADSPGMEVEGFRADTPPPSDIADIDNLEGTDLERGTRRRRYECATCGRKFIQKSHWREHTYIHTGKPYRCSACGKSFCRAKQAARHACLGQSAESYTIVDRHSVELCASEDSNQMETLFLDSSRPYKCNVCESTLSSPDEILKHPCFSQNAPVLSGSDDQITLHNGGPPKNNGLGSSNVKPIKSEEVFN; encoded by the exons ATGGAGCTGGCCAACCACGGTGTGGTCCTCCTGAAACAGCTCAACGCTCAGAGGGAGTTTGGTTTCCTGTGTGACTGCACGGTGGCCATCGGGGATGTGTTTTTCAAAGCTCACAAGGCTGTCCTTGCTGCCTTCTCCAACTACTTCCGAATGTTGTTTGTTCACCAGGGCAG CGACTGTGTCCGACTGAAGCCAGCAGACATCCAGCCAGAGATCTTCAGCTACCTCCTCAACCTGATGTACACAGGCAAGCTGTCCCCGCAACTGATTGACCCTCTGCGACTGGAACAGGGGGTCAAGTTCCTGCACGCCTTTCCTCTCTTGCAGGGGATGGGCCAGGTCAGCCCAGCAGCTCTCTCCCACTCTGAAGTGGGGATGCCTCTGGCTACCTCTCTATATGGGATACAGATCTCAGATCAACCCAGCCAACCCTTCTCACCTCATCCGGACTCCTCTCCCTCTGATTCGGGTCGCCTGTTAGATGGCAGGTGGGCACTGGGTGAATCCGGGCCAGACCACCCTGTCTTCAAAGGTGATGCCAGTGCCGATCAGTTTACCGTGGAGGCCCAGGGTCCAGAAACGCGCAGCGGGAGCCCAGCGGTGAGCGCGATCCTCCGTGTCAAGCCCAGCATCATGCGGAGGAAGGCCTCCACCCGCAAGCATTACTCCTGCCACCTGTGCGGGAGCCGGTTTAGCCAGAGGGCTGGCCTGGCTGAGCATCTACTGCTTCACGCTCAGGCTCTACTCCCGGAGGTGTGGGCGTCCCCGAGCGGGTCTGCCGCCTCGCCGGCACCTGTTGGCTTCATCCCAGACCTGCCGCTCCGGGGCGAGGAGTCCCCTCGCGGTGCTGGCGACGACGGCGAGGGGCCGCCGGCTGCCGACTCGCCCGGGATGGAGGTGGAGGGTTTCCGGGCggacaccccacccccttcagaCATCGCCGACATCGACAACCTGGAGGGGACCGACCTGGAGCGGGGGACGAGGAGGCGCAGGTATGAGTGTGCCACCTGTGGCCGAAAGTTCATCCAGAAGAGCCACTGGCGCGAGCACACCTACATCCACACGGGCAAACCCTACAGGTGTAGTGCCTGTGGGAAGAGCTTCTGCCGGGCCAAGCAAGCTGCCCGCCATGCCTGCCTGGGCCAGAGTGCTGAGTCCTACACCATTGTAGATAGGCACAGTGTGGAGCTTTGCGCCAGTGAAGACAGCAACCAGATGGAGACACTGTTCCTGGACTCCAGCAGACCTTATAAATGCAACGTGTGCGAATCCACCCTCTCCAGTCCTGACGAGATCCTCAAGCACCCCTGCTTTAGCCAGAATGCACCAGTCCTCTCTGGGTCAGATGACCAGATAACACTCCACAATGGGGGGCCTCCTAAAAACAATGGATTGGGCTCCTCTAATGTTAAACCCATTAAATCTGAGGAagtttttaattga